A stretch of DNA from Chloroflexota bacterium:
CCGCGCACCTCCCCTAAGAATCTCGCCCCCTCTCAACGAAGTTGGGAGGGGGTCGGGGGGAGGGCAGCGCCACTTTTTCGGCGGGCCAGCTTGCGTGACAAGCGCCTGAGGGCCAGCGCATCGCAAGCGGCATTGGAAAGTGCCCGTACAAAGCCAAATTGAGAATTGCTGGACTGCCTGCCTCTCATTGTCAATTGGGCGGTGCGGTGCTAAAATGCCTGCCACCGCGCGGCCGGACCGGCTGCGCCGCTGACTGCCTATGGCCTTTCTCGATGCGAGCCGATCCGAACTGCGCCGCACGCTCGATTTGATCCTCACCCAGCTAGCGGTGGTGGTCGAACACGAATCGGCGGCTGTGCTGCTGCAGGTCAACGACCGCATGGAGCTTGTCGCAGCGCGCGGCTACGCCCCCGCGCAGCACGAGGCGATGGTCGCGTGCCCACTGAGTGACAGCGCCCTCCTGCAACAGGTCTTGAGCGCGTCTCGCCCCACCGTATTCGGCGGCCATCTCGACCAGGACCCGTTCTACGCTGTAGCCTGTCATGGCCATAACTGCTCGTGTCTCAACGTGCCTCTGCGCGTGCAGGACCGGGCTATCGGCTTGCTGACCATCAATCGTCACGCGGTGGCCAGGAACCTGTTCACGCTGGTGGAAGGGCAGATGCTGGAGGCGTTCGCCGAGCAGGCGGCGCTGACGATTGAGAATGCGCGCCTGGTGGACGAGGCGCGGCGTCTGGCCACGCATGTCGAGGCCGGCGCCGAAGTCGCCCGCCGGCTGACCCTTCTGCATGACCTCGACGAATTGATGGCCGAGACGGTGCGCGTCATCCGCGACACGTTCGGCTATGACCGGGTGCACATCCTGCTGATCGATCCGTCCGGCGAGCGGCTGCTGCTGAAAGAGGCCAGCGGCCCCGGCAGCGAGCTGATCAAGCAGCGCGGCTTCAACCTGCGGGTCGGCGTGGATGGCATTACCGGCTGGGTGGCGGCCAGCGGCGAGCCGCTGCTCTGCAACGATGTCAGCCGCGAGCCGCGTTTTATGCCGGATGACCTGGCCGGCGGGACGCGCGCCGAACTGGCCGTGCCGTTGCGCCTGCGCGGGCGGCCGATTGGCGTGCTCGACGTGCAGAACTTTCAGCCTGGCTCGTTTCATCGCGACGACGTCGCCGCGCTGCAGTTGATTGGCGATCAGGTCGCCATTGCCATCGAGAACGCGCGTCTGTTTACGGAGACGCGCAGCCGCCTGGCGGCGATGCGCGCCCTGCATGACGTGTCGCTTGATATTGTGGCGCAACTGGAGTTGGGCGAACTGCTCGGCACGCTGCTGCAGCGCGCTACCCGGCTGGTGCAGGCGGAAGCTGCGGCCATCTACCAGTACAAGCCGGCCAGCGGCACCATCGGCAACATCGCCAGTTTCCAGACCGGGTCCGGTTGGACGGCGTCGCCACTGCGGGTAGGCGTCGGGCTGGTCGGGCGCGTGGTGCAGGACGGCCTGCCGCTGATTGTGTACAACTACCCGGCCTGGGCGCATTCCATGCCGCAGTATGTCACTCACCCGCTCGTCATGCGCATGGCGGTTCCGCTGCGCTGGCAATCCGAG
This window harbors:
- a CDS encoding GAF domain-containing sensor histidine kinase, with the protein product MAFLDASRSELRRTLDLILTQLAVVVEHESAAVLLQVNDRMELVAARGYAPAQHEAMVACPLSDSALLQQVLSASRPTVFGGHLDQDPFYAVACHGHNCSCLNVPLRVQDRAIGLLTINRHAVARNLFTLVEGQMLEAFAEQAALTIENARLVDEARRLATHVEAGAEVARRLTLLHDLDELMAETVRVIRDTFGYDRVHILLIDPSGERLLLKEASGPGSELIKQRGFNLRVGVDGITGWVAASGEPLLCNDVSREPRFMPDDLAGGTRAELAVPLRLRGRPIGVLDVQNFQPGSFHRDDVAALQLIGDQVAIAIENARLFTETRSRLAAMRALHDVSLDIVAQLELGELLGTLLQRATRLVQAEAAAIYQYKPASGTIGNIASFQTGSGWTASPLRVGVGLVGRVVQDGLPLIVYNYPAWAHSMPQYVTHPLVMRMAVPLRWQSEVIGALMVLNPADGHRFTPDDQQMLSAFADLSAIALKNADLYAQVSTFGRRLEAQVAERTSELELARQEIVAKAEQVEWLLSKTVHIQEEERARIARDLHDSVTQLAIGALYELQAAKSDLNAARSGPALEKIDTTRDLLKQIEREIRQAIHDLRPILLDAGGLPTALHRYAESVQALSGLRVTVTASGTPCNLPAAIEVVIFRIAQEALHNVTAHAHATRADVALDFGSEVLILEVSDDGQGFDLAHLDAPGPGRHVGLAGMRERASVIGGALEIESAPGRGARVRLRVNLRRTFAAAPAFDR